From Juglans regia cultivar Chandler chromosome 8, Walnut 2.0, whole genome shotgun sequence, the proteins below share one genomic window:
- the LOC108993090 gene encoding uncharacterized protein LOC108993090: MDAVVAPYSSPDQSIFSCSSKQIRTPRKNSRAFISKSSENLAPANIIHGGILHQQYPHPKPSLSSSYPPASVSIFNHHPYQRQQQQQPPLLPLPVPITHHSLPSRTRGFSSPPSARKPNKRRDQSLTPKKPKPTKREDPIKHDLATTRQAISESLIIASTKRLGPEPNDLPKDVSRVLGKSLGAVGIEELEEFSGTVFSLAPPPSSLPLPKFSLRPKLCCNVEAVGIDAGATDNLRRLLRLP, encoded by the coding sequence ATGGATGCAGTTGTGGCACCGTATTCATCACCGGACCAATCAATCTTTTCCTGCAGCTCTAAGCAAATCAGAACGCCAAGGAAAAACTCTCGCGCTTTCATTTCGAAATCCTCAGAAAATCTTGCACCAGCGAACATCATCCATGGCGGCATCTTGCACCAGCAGTACCCTCATCCCAAACCTTCTCTCTCATCTTCCTACCCCCCCGCCTCGGTCTCAATCTTCAACCACCATCCATATCAgcggcagcagcagcaacaaccgCCTCTCCTTCCTCTACCTGTCCCCATAACCCACCACTCTCTCCCTTCTCGAACCCGAGGCTTCTCCTCTCCTCCTTCTGCCCGAAAACCCAACAAACGCAGAGATCAGTCCCTCACGCCGAAGAAACCAAAACCCACGAAAAGAGAAGATCCGATTAAGCACGATTTGGCAACAACTAGGCAAGCTATTTCCGAGAGCTTGATCATCGCTTCCACCAAGAGGTTGGGGCCTGAACCAAATGATCTACCCAAGGATGTTTCTCGAGTTTTGGGTAAGAGTCTTGGTGCGGTTGGCATAGAAGAGCTAGAAGAGTTTTCGGGTACAGTGTTTAGTCTAGCTCCACCTCCGAGTAGCTTGCCGCTGCCCAAGTTTAGTTTGAGGCCGAAGCTTTGTTGCAACGTTGAGGCTGTCGGGATCGATGCCGGAGCGACGGATAATCTCCGGAGATTGTTACGCCTCCCTTGA